One region of Nothobranchius furzeri strain GRZ-AD chromosome 16, NfurGRZ-RIMD1, whole genome shotgun sequence genomic DNA includes:
- the cbx7b gene encoding chromobox protein homolog 7 isoform X2, whose translation MELSAIGEQVFAVESIVKKRVRKGNVEYLLKWKGWPPKYSTWEPEEHILDRRLVQAFEEKEEKDRVVGHRKKGAKAKKLLLQSTVYTMDLRSAHKIPSKPSPRLRLSLTRSLDHDDNDDETWVACRLRSRTVHHKSKKTRSRNRCFDSTPSSSSQEDWDEEEEEDEQEEKQTSESILNGQDVTDSWNTAAQTDTNAASEKPWRPIAGPGEVTVTDVTLNSLTVTFRESRVAKGFFRNWGLEVWQQ comes from the exons ATGGAGCTCTCTGCCATAGGAGAGCAAGTGTTTGCTGTGGAGTCAATTGTCAAGAAAAGAGTTAGAAAG GGGAACGTGGAGTATCTGCTAAAGTGGAAAGGGTGGCCGCCAAA GTACAGCACCTGGGAGCCTGAGGAACACATTCTGGACCGGCGCCTGGTGCAGGCCTTTGAGGAGAA AGAAGAGAAGGACAGAGTTGTTGGCCACAGGAAGAAAGGTGCCAAAGCAAAGAAACTCCTCTTGCAG AGCACTGTTTACACCATGGATCTACGCAGCGCTCACAAGATTCCCTCCAAACCTTCGCCTCGCCTCCGTCTCTCCCTAACACGCTCCCTGGATCACGACGACAACGACGATGAAACATGGGTGGCCTGCAGGCTGAGGTCGCGAACTGTACATCATAAAAGCAAAAAGACGAGGTCACGGAACCGATGCTTTGACTCAACCCCGTCAAGTTCTTCACAAGAAGActgggatgaggaggaggaagaagatgagCAGGAGGAGAAACAGACGAGTGAAAGCATCTTAAATG GACAGGATGTGACGGATAGCTGGAACACCGCTGCTCAAACAGACACTAATGCTGCATCGGAAAAACCGTGGAGACCCATCGCCGGTCCGGGAGAGGTGACAGTCACAGACGTCACCCTCAACTCCCTCACAGTGACGTTCAGAGAGTCGAGAGTGGCCAAAGGCTTCTTCAGAAACTGGGGCCTGGAGGTCTGGCAGCAGTGA
- the cbx7b gene encoding chromobox protein homolog 7 isoform X1, producing the protein MMRISPATTSQRFWTGLRYGDCGVQSGTRTSPPPLHRQRQQPEALIQGRMDPCFHGNVEYLLKWKGWPPKYSTWEPEEHILDRRLVQAFEEKEEKDRVVGHRKKGAKAKKLLLQSTVYTMDLRSAHKIPSKPSPRLRLSLTRSLDHDDNDDETWVACRLRSRTVHHKSKKTRSRNRCFDSTPSSSSQEDWDEEEEEDEQEEKQTSESILNGQDVTDSWNTAAQTDTNAASEKPWRPIAGPGEVTVTDVTLNSLTVTFRESRVAKGFFRNWGLEVWQQ; encoded by the exons ATGATGAGAATATCTCCTgcaaccacatcccaaaggttctggactggactgagataTGGCGACTGTGGAGTTCAAAGTGGGACAAGAACATCCCCACCACCGTTACACCGCCAGCGGCAGCAGCCTGAagcattgatacaaggcaggatggatccatgctttcat GGGAACGTGGAGTATCTGCTAAAGTGGAAAGGGTGGCCGCCAAA GTACAGCACCTGGGAGCCTGAGGAACACATTCTGGACCGGCGCCTGGTGCAGGCCTTTGAGGAGAA AGAAGAGAAGGACAGAGTTGTTGGCCACAGGAAGAAAGGTGCCAAAGCAAAGAAACTCCTCTTGCAG AGCACTGTTTACACCATGGATCTACGCAGCGCTCACAAGATTCCCTCCAAACCTTCGCCTCGCCTCCGTCTCTCCCTAACACGCTCCCTGGATCACGACGACAACGACGATGAAACATGGGTGGCCTGCAGGCTGAGGTCGCGAACTGTACATCATAAAAGCAAAAAGACGAGGTCACGGAACCGATGCTTTGACTCAACCCCGTCAAGTTCTTCACAAGAAGActgggatgaggaggaggaagaagatgagCAGGAGGAGAAACAGACGAGTGAAAGCATCTTAAATG GACAGGATGTGACGGATAGCTGGAACACCGCTGCTCAAACAGACACTAATGCTGCATCGGAAAAACCGTGGAGACCCATCGCCGGTCCGGGAGAGGTGACAGTCACAGACGTCACCCTCAACTCCCTCACAGTGACGTTCAGAGAGTCGAGAGTGGCCAAAGGCTTCTTCAGAAACTGGGGCCTGGAGGTCTGGCAGCAGTGA